One window of the Spea bombifrons isolate aSpeBom1 chromosome 8, aSpeBom1.2.pri, whole genome shotgun sequence genome contains the following:
- the PRRT1 gene encoding proline-rich transmembrane protein 1: protein MSSEKTGPPDAGPHNSPPPYNQPGGDGPCNGVIPGYNDPPPQPSSATLPRQDPQGYLQETQFNGPPPTSQGYVVQTHPSGGTLPVGGYVPQGSGYPMHLQPCTAYVPVYPVGTQYQGGSVPPQPGVPPPQIPPGLALLEPRRPPHDYLPIAVLTTICCFWPTGVIAIIKAVQVRTALARGDLMSAEIASREARNFSFISLAVGIAAMVLCTILTVVIIIAAQHHENEWGP, encoded by the exons ATGTCCAGCGAGAAAACAG GTCCTCCTGACGCCGGACCCCACAACTCCCCTCCACCTTATAACCAGCCCGGTGGTGACGGCCCTTGTAATGGAGTTATCCCAGGCTATaatgaccccccaccccaaccATCCAGTGCCACCCTCCCTCGCCAGGACCCCCAGGGATACCTACAGGAGACTCAGTTTAACGGCCCTCCCCCTACTTCTCAGGGGTATGTGGTACAGACTCACCCCTCTGGAGGAACGTTACCCGTTGGGGGGTATGTTCCCCAAGGATCGGGGTACCCAATGCACCTGCAGCCGTGCACCGCCTATGTACCCGTCTATCCTGTAGGCACA CAATATCAGGGGGGATCTGTACCACCCCAGCCGGGAGTCCCCCCTCCGCAGATCCCCCCCGGGCTGGCGCTCTTGGAGCCACGACGTCCCCCCCATGACTACCTGCCCATTGCTGTCCTCACCACTATCTGCTGCTTCTGGCCCACCGGAGTCATTGCTATAATAAAGGCCGTTCAG GTGAGGACAGCCTTGGCTCGCGGTGACCTGATGTCCGCAGAGATCGCTTCTCGGGAAGCCCGGAACTTCTCCTTCATCAGCCTGGCAGTGGGCATCGCCGCCATGGTCCTCTGCACCATCCTCACCGTGGTCATCATCATCGCAGCTCAGCACCATGAGAACGAGTGGGGGCCGTGA